CGCGCCCACGAGAGGGCCATGAAGGAGTCTGGAAGGCTCCAACGCCTCGCCCTCGCACGTCTCGCCTGCCCCTGGTTCGACACCAGCGACCTGGACACGCAGGTAACCGAGCCTCAGCCCTCCCCTGAGGCTGTCAGCACTGTGCCGTGTGACCCTGCTCGGCAGGCAGTAGCTGGGGAGGACCACGACCAATTAGAGTGCCTGCAGGAGGAGGCTTTGCCTCTCTCCCCGGCGCTCCTGACGGTGCAGGAATGCACGGTGGTCCCGGTAGACGACGCAGACGCGCAGCCGCCTTGCGTCTCGAGTACGGTTGCTGGTGCCAgagcagaggaagaggggaatctCGAGCTCTCTGCGCTGCTGACGGTGTCACAGGAGGATTCACTGGAGCTGAAGGTTAGTGACGCGGGGCAGCTGGCCACCGCCTCTCCCGCGCCCGTTTCGGTTCCTACTGCCTCGCGCAAGAAGCCTCCTGACATAGACGTCAAGGCCTCGCTAGGTTGCGCCTCAGCACCACCTGACGCGGGGCAGCTGGCCACCGCCTCTCCCTCGCCCGTTTCGGTTCCTACTGCCTCGCGCAAGAAGCCTCCTGACATAGACGTCAAGGCCTCGCTAGGTTGCGCCTCAGCACCTCCTGACGCGGGGCAGCtgcctcctgcctctccctcgctCGCCTCGGAATCCACGGCCACGCGCAAGAAGCCTCCTGACATCGATGTCAAGGCTTCGCTGGGTTGCGCCGCAGCACCTCCCGGAAAACAAGGCCACCGCACCGCCAAGCTGTCTCGCCTTCGCCGTGGTCTAGGTAAGAGTgactgttcagtgttgtgtgaGGGTTCCGGgcgacgccgccgcagaaggaggcGTGTCACCCGAGGGCTTAGAGGTCGCGCCCTTGCCAGGCGCCCTTGGAAAGCCCGCCCTCCGAGTTCCTTCTGGCGTGCAGCTAGACCTGCAAGTGTAGGTAGGCCGTCGTGTGTTGGTCGTCGCCGTGATTCTGTGAAACAAGTAGACACACTTCACTACACAGTgccacaccacactccacactACCACACTAAATATGGACATGTGTCCCTAGCCTTGTCTCGGGCCTCTCTGCAGCTTCAGGAGTTTTCTCCATGCTTGTTAGTAAAAGGCTGGAGTTTTTACACTCATCAAGCTGAAGGGAGCCACCCGATGACGTACACCTTGTGCTTGTGTAACTAGATTTAGCTAGGGGTTAGTTCAAATTTTATATGTACGCTACGAGTAGCGCCCATGATAAAATTTCATTTGCATGGGCgaatgtcgcggtttagattcgcgacaagttatgtTTATATTATTTGCTACAGCGAAGCTgttgacgcgttttcctagttcgtcacgtgacctaggcgcggggcgggtcacgatgactcagcctgttcgttgcctaggcgacgagcgtagtgatgccacggcgtgcattttcgttgcgggtcgcccgctgtgttttacctgcgcctacgcactttcaggagtcaccactccactctctgcaggtgcgtagtagtgtgtgcattactgcagcttgtacgcctctgctgtgaggatattgggctattgtctttgtgcttcccgccatgggggctgttgccgcccgcggcctgtgttgctagcccgcgattgttgctttcctctacgtgtctgtacgtagcttgctccgctgtttatattgcggtgccatgcacttgcaagttatagctgcgcgtcaggaaagtgtaacgatatctgcctctggcagtattgctcagagtgctgtaagcaccctctgttgtatttttccgcgccagcagcgttttgcatctcggccgggcgagttggggcccgtcaggtcactcgccgcggctcgggacttccttctccccctgaccgccgtctggtgaggtcacggggcgacgttcctctactctcgcctcctcttggcaccacgcggttttcctcctgctggagtgtggggatcctgggcttcgccacttcgggatacagcccacaccgggtctcagtttgggtgtgtcgagtccgcggcggcctcttcctgaaagccgcatctaccgccgacatcacggcAGGAAGAACAAGCTGCAGCCatctcgagcaaggctgtgcaacgaaactctactcttctccctccgcaccaagttaagtagctagttgttagtgtagccagggcaggttagtcttgtgcgagcacgagtaacgctaggctcagctgagtgtgtatgtgagatttgtctgtgttttctttgtgtgtaataaagttagtgcatagttgtacacgagctttattagtaaaccttttgcctgtgcgtatgtgccttccagccccataaggagagtaaataagaaccccacgggagatttgagcaggtaagtcgtgttagtacccctagtcagggtgtgtacaccgttgtctcctggcgtgccgcgggaatcaacccttgtcggctagctaccgccttgtgaaCACACACCTGTTATTAAACATTATTTTACCCCGACCCCGTGACAGCCCGTATGTAagacgacagtgtgtgtgtgtgtgtgtgtgtgtgtgtgtgtgtgtgtgtgtgtgagtgtgagtgtcattcaccatggtctgatcatgcgATCGATACTCGTTTTGAGCACAGAACAACATATTCGTTGTTTTTAACGCGGTAATGTCTCCATGCAAGTGGGAATACCTTGTGTCGTCGAGCAAGAAACCTTTAGAAGTGGGGCTCTCAGCGCAGCCTTTTCCGCCATAGCTTTGCATGCAGGTAGCGGCTGAGCCTATCAGGGCCAAGGACTGCGCGGTACATCCCCACCCACTGACGCACTGAGCACAGCagtgtttatagttgcactaGACCCTGTACTTGATACTAAACGATAAACCGATAAttgttataaaaaatacaaacaggaCAACCCAAACCTGCAAGCTTTACTTTGaagctcctctttccttctccacgcaGCTGAATTATTCCTACAAAAGTTTAGTCATGGTGTTTAGTGCACGAGAATAAGTAAAATGTAAGTTTGCCGCGTGGTTCTCAGAAAATGTTTCTATGAATAAAACAATGTGTTTTTATGAAGCATCAGAAGCAGGTACGCAGGTGTGTACAAAGCTTTCTTACAGGCTCGTCACTGAAGGTCTCGGGGAGATTTGTTATACCCTCCTATAATATGGAAATACTCTTAATGGTGCTTAAGTAGCCCTTTGCTGACATTCTTCATTGATAAACCAATATATAGAGAGCAGGCAACTAGCCCCTCCATTCTTCTCGTGAAAGCAAGGCATGTTCTTtacattgtattaaaataatcaatATTTTTTCGCATCTGCTGACGAAATATTCTTTCAAATTGGCGCAACATTACATGCATTAAGGAATATACGAGTTAAGTATATCACGAAACCTACTACAAACTGAGACATGGAAAGAAGCCAGTGAAAAAGACAAAAGCAGCCTCAGCCTCACCAGCCACACTCCACAAGGAgaaccctctcccccccccaccccagcccCTTCACCCGGCTGCTGAGGAGGCCGTCTTGTTACCCCCGATTCCAGGTACACAGCCCCACGAGCCGCCTATGCCCCGCCCACCCTcattctgcccctccctctccctccatcactgtGCCGGAGGACTGGGGCATCAAACGCTTTATAAATGCTGCCCCCTACGCCActcttatgaggtttattcaacgTTCACCAAAAATGGCACGCTACATAATTAAGTATAAATTTAAATGACTTTAAGTCGTTCAGAATTTTCTAATAATTTGTATACGATGGTCTACTATGCATCCTAAGGACAACTCGAGCGATGCTACTAGTAGGTTGATGTGTATTGATAAACAGACGCACAGGAGGGAGCTGGTAACTACGGGCCGGTTCGACACTCCAGCACGGAGTCATTGaagcgcccgaaccaaactctgtTCTCCACAATGatgcgttatttctactcaataccaaatACTAATAATGAGATTTCCTGATGTGTGGTTTTCTAAAGTCTCCTTCCttaatatcaacgccaaacactatatacTACAGGGAACTTTTACagcattttgtgtttggttg
This Eriocheir sinensis breed Jianghai 21 unplaced genomic scaffold, ASM2467909v1 Scaffold804, whole genome shotgun sequence DNA region includes the following protein-coding sequences:
- the LOC126994489 gene encoding uncharacterized protein LOC126994489 encodes the protein MFVTREPSTEYWFQLGERLELTGQDLVAWVREELLREAYFEELERKDREAELSHEREMQEAQRAHERAMKESGRLQRLALARLACPWFDTSDLDTQVTEPQPSPEAVSTVPCDPARQAVAGEDHDQLECLQEEALPLSPALLTVQECTVVPVDDADAQPPCVSSTVAGARAEEEGNLELSALLTVSQEDSLELKVSDAGQLATASPAPVSVPTASRKKPPDIDVKASLGCASAPPDAGQLPPASPSLASESTATRKKPPDIDVKASLGCAAAPPGKQGHRTAKLSRLRRGLGKSDCSVLCEGSGRRRRRRRRVTRGLRGRALARRPWKARPPSSFWRAARPASVGRPSCVGRRRDSVKQVDTLHYTVPHHTPHYHTKYGHVSLALSRASLQLQEFSPCLLVKGWSFYTHQAEGSHPMTYTLCLCN